The Synechococcus sp. CC9605 sequence CCAGAGGCTCCAGCAGCATCAAGGCCCCTGCACTTACCTGCGGCTGGAGGGAGAGAAGGCAGCCGGGCTTCAACAGGGGGAAGACAGCGGAATCGACCTGGCTTGGCTCAAGGACCAGGTGCCCAGGCTTGAGGAACTGGCGACAGCCAACGCGACGGATCTGAAGCAGGACAACGATGGGCTGACCCTGATCGAAGTTCAGCAGTTCCATCCCCCCAGCCAGGAGGGAATTGAAGGGCTCGGAGACGACGTTCTCTCCAAGCTGAAGGCCTTTCGGCTGCACCCCGACCAACTCCTGCACTTCGGGCGTGACCCTGAATTGCCTGCAAAAGACACCTTGGAGTTCAGCAAGCTTGAGGCATGGCACACTTCTCTTTCCGGTTCTGTCTGGGATCCCAACAGCCTGAGCAGCTTCTGGTTTGAACTCGTGAACGGTGCCTACGGCGATGTGTACCGCGCCAAAGGCCTGATGAATCTTCCTGACGGGCGGGCATTTTTCTGCAATTGGATGGTGAGCCAGGCGTCATCCCAGTTCCTGCCAATGG is a genomic window containing:
- a CDS encoding GTP-binding protein encodes the protein MGQVCLISGPPGCGKTTWALQRLQQHQGPCTYLRLEGEKAAGLQQGEDSGIDLAWLKDQVPRLEELATANATDLKQDNDGLTLIEVQQFHPPSQEGIEGLGDDVLSKLKAFRLHPDQLLHFGRDPELPAKDTLEFSKLEAWHTSLSGSVWDPNSLSSFWFELVNGAYGDVYRAKGLMNLPDGRAFFCNWMVSQASSQFLPMDATAPPQGRPSRTSELVVQGKALNPEGIQSTINDCLLADDVLAMQQQQLQQQQPTSQG